The genomic region ATCGCCACCATCCTGGCCGCCATCTTGACGAGCGTATAAGCATGAGGCCTCATTCGAGCAAACATAGACCTTATATTCAAATAAATGGGGCGATATAAAACGGATATGGAGAAGTGAAAAATTGAAGTGCTTGATACTTGACCCGTTTTGCGGAGCCACCGAGGAGATGCTGCTGGGCGCCATGCTGGGGTGCGGGGCGGACGAGTGGCGGGTGCGCAGCATCGTCGAAGGGCTCTGCGACGCGCCCCTGGACGTGCAGGACCGGCAGGACGGCATGGCGGCGAAGGTGGCGGGGATCAACGCAAACGCTGCCAGGAAGAGGCACCCTGACCTGGGAAGGGATGAGGCGCTGTCGAAGCTTAATGTAATGCATGAGAGGCAGCCGGTCCGCTCTGATTCAATGGGGATAGTGGGCAGCATTTTTGACGCCATGGAGGCGCTTTATGGCCGGGGGCAAAAGATGAGCGTATACACGATGGCGCTAATCGCGGGCATCTGCACCGCCTACGACTCCCTTGGAAGGCCCCCCGTCCACTCGACGCCGGTTGCCATGGGCGGCGGCGTGGCCGACGTTGGAGGCAAATTGACGCCCTTGCCGAGGCCCGAGACGCTAAAGCTCGTGGAGGGGTCGGGGCTTATCGTGCAGGGCGGCCCCTTTGACGGGGAGCTGCTTACCTTTGGCGCTGCTGCTGCGCTCGCTTATTACGCTAAATCATCGAGCCGCTATTACCCGGATAACAGGCCGCTCGCTGTGGGCTACGGCGCTGGCACGCTAGACCTCCCGCTGCCCAACGTGCTGCGGGCGGCCCTGTGTGAGGTAGACGACGCCCTCATCATGGACCGCATGGAGCTGCTCGAGACGAACGTGGACGACGTAACCGGGGAGGTTCTCGGCAGCCTCTTCGAGTCACTAATGGAGATGGGCGCAATGGACGTGAGCATTATACCTGCCACGATGAAGAAGGGCCGGAGTGGCCACATCATCAGGGTTATAGCCAAAACCGAGGACGGCCCCGCCATCGCCCGCCGGATGATGTATGAGACCGGGTCGCTGGGCGTCCGGGTCATGCCCATCAAGCACCGCTTCATAGCGAAGAGGGAGGTCGTGGTGGTGAGCGTAAGCATCGACGGTAAGCCCTATGACATGCGCTTCAAGGTGTCCTCGGATACCGCTGGCAGGGTTATTGACGTGTCCGTGGAATATGAAGATGCCAGGCTGGTGGCCCGGGAGATGGCCATGCCGCTTAAGACGGTCATGCGGAAGGCTGAGGCTGAGGCCTGGAAGAAGTTTGGGGGCTAAAAATTTTTATATGCTTATTATTACCAGCGCGAAGAAGAGCAGGTAGAGCACGCCTCCGAGCATGAGCCCGGACATCTTCAGCTCCTTATGGCTGGACCGCCAGTATAATACAGCGCCGGAGAATAGGGCGATGCCGATGGTGACCGCCTCCAGGAACTCCACCTTATTAGCGATGTTTAGGTGCCAGTTAGTCAGCAGGATTCCTATCGTCACCGGTATGCAGCTCTGGAAGACCATCGCCCCGGTTATGTTACCGATGGCGAAGGTATCCTTCCGCTCCCTTATCCACAGCATGCTGTTGAACTTCTCCGGCAATTCCGTGGCGATGGGGCTTATGATGAGAGAGAGAATGAGGGGGTTGATGCCGATGAAAGTGGCGATTTCGTTGATCTGGTTGACGAAGAGGTTGGCGCCCAGGATGATGGCCCCAAGGGATGCGAAAACCTGTATGAGTATTAGGGCAGTCGCAGGCTCCCTCGGGTCGGGGCAGTCCTTGTCCAGGCTTTTCTTTGGGATGCACCTCTTTATCACGCTGTCGAAGTATAGGGCTTTAAGGCCTTCGGAGCTGCCCACCTCGCCGGTTTTTAGCGTATAGATCGTATATACTATGTAGAGGGGTATCAGCGTGAAGCCCAGGAGCGTCTTGAAAAGGCCTAGCGATGGCGGCACGAAGGCGGCGATGGCGGCGAGGGAATAGGCGAGCAGGAAGAACACGAGGTCACGGCGGATGATGTGGCCGTTGATGTGTAGAGTGCGGGTGTTTCGGCGCCTGGCAAATATTAGCACAGAGAGGCCACAGATGAAGATCGCCAGCGTGGAGAGCATGAATGGCGCCCCCAGTATGGCCCCTACGCCGATCTCCGCCCCTGCGTCGCCCCCCAGCATCAATATCGCTATGAGCGGTACGAGAGTCTCTGGCAGCGCCGTGCCCACGGCGGCGAGCACGCTTCCAATCGCGCCCTCTGAGAGGTTGAACCGCTTCCCCGTCCATTCAACTCCATTCGTGAAGAACTCGCAGCCCGCCAGTATTACGGCGAAGCTTAAGAGAAATATGATGATGTCCATTTACCCACGACTACTTACCTGGTTAGATATTCATATATAGTTTTTCGCTTAAAGGCTCGAAGCTTTAGTGCCTTTTACCAATGCGCTTGCCATGCATATGGCGTTTTCATATCCGCTGCCTGCCCTCGATGTGTCCACGTAGGCGATATCGGTGCCCACAAGCGGTGCGCCATATCCCTCGCCGCCGCCCACGAGGCAAAGAGCGCGGAACATGAGGTTACCGCAGACGCCGTCCGGCGCGAGGATATACTCATACTCGCCTATGGCGTCCTCGAAGAGTATGGAGGCGTGCCAGGCCTGTATGCCTTTTTCCCTTAGCTTCTCTGCCACCGCCTCGGCATCATCCATGGTCTTGTCCACTCTAGGCGACCTCCCCCTGTCCTCCATCCTGCCTCCTGAGAGGACGCCTACTTTAGGCTCGACGCCAAACCTCCTTATAAGCTGGACGCCCTTCTCCCCAAGCTCAACCTTATCCTCCACAGTCCAGCCCTCATCCACCCCGACAGGGGCGAAAAAGAAGAACCTGCCAGAAGGTGCCCTGAGCAAGGATACACGAAGTATTTTATCCAGTCCCATGATGCGCCTCAAGGACCTGAGGGTGGAATTGGCTCCCAGAGAGCCTCTTACCACCCCATCCACCTTTCCATCCTTTAAAAGCTCTATGATGGCTGACTCGGGCGTCTCCGAGACTACTGTATCGAGGGCTGTATCCATTGGCCTTGAGCCTACCAGCGTAACCCTGGCGTAACCATTCTCGGCTGCCCTCTCCGCACCCTCTATGGTCTTATCGGCGTACGAAGGCCCTACGCCCACCGCGATCCGGGCGCAATTAGCCACAGCCCTTGCCTTAATCGCCTCCCACACCATAGGCTCACTTCTTTATAAGGGGGAGCGCGCAATCGTTATACAGCGCCGCCGCATCAGTCCTCTCCTCGGAGAGCGCCACAGCCGCCAGTGCGCCTATACGCCCCTCACGGTTCTCGAAAAGCTCTATAAACTCCACGCCAGTGCCCCTTGCGGCCTCCTCCACATGGCCTAGCGATACGAGCCTCTTCTTTATCTCCCATCCAAGCTCGTTAAGAGAGTGCGGGATTCCGATGCCCCTGTACACTGCTATGCCCGTCTTATTAGACCTTGTCTCAGCCTTAACGGTCGAGACCACGCTATTTATAAGGGATTCAACGGCTCCGGGCCTCACCGCAAAGGTAATCGCGGACGACACGCAGTTCGTCGTCTTATGCGGCGACTTAGGGAAAAGCTGGATGAGGCGCAGGTTGAGGGATTGTACGCCTTCTATTGAAGATGCGGCCTTGCTGGCCTTCAGGGCGAGCACCCAGGTGGCGCCCCCCTCCCTGTTATCCGTATCATCAATGCCAAACGTGACCTTTTCGTATAAAGGCGTCACGAGCTCCACGCGGTTAGCCCTGGCCCCTCCAACCTTGAGGTCTTCCTCGGTAGGGTAAACGGCGTGCAGCACTCCAGGCGCCTGGGTCAGGCAGGCGGCCACTCCAAGCCCCGCCCCTCCGCAGCCCGCCCACCTGGTGCGAACCTTATCGCCCTCGACCTTCACGGCCTCCAGGCCCTGGCCGCCATACTCCACGTCGGTGGGGCCGAACTTTATGGGACTCTCGCCAAGCCTGACCCTCATCGTCATGGTGGTGCCCTCAACCTCGCACCACTCGATAAGGCCCCCGGCCCTGCAGCGGTTCACCGCGTCCCACTCAATCGTTCCTCTCACGGAGCACGTCTCGATGATCTCAGCAACGCCCTTCGACACATCAACCATCGTCAGGAAGCGCTGCGAGAACATCGGGCCGAACTTTTCCTTCACCTGCTCTGGCTTAAGCATCATGCATATCACTAGCTAACGAAATTTTCGGTAGAAAATATAGCACCGACAGGTATAAAAAATTTTGGAAAACACAGAGTTTATTCGTACTATTTCATAATAAATTACAAAATTAGTAAATATCATGAAAAAACAGCACAAATTTATCCTGGTTTAGAATTATTATCGGGGAAAAGAGCGCTTACAAAAAGTATTAATAAGCCAAAATCGATTAAGTAATAAGGGATGCTAGTATGGCCGCTCGAACCCTAATAAATGATGCGCCCGTGTTCTTCATCACTGTTTGTGGCGCCATTTTACTGGCAGCATGGCTGTCGGCGCCAGCACATGCTGATCAGCCGACGATAAATATAGAGATATCCCCAAATGTCATGGTAAATACTGATTATAATATATATATCATCTTGAACGACTCGAGTAATGGCTCAAGCGGCAAAACGATAACCCTGTCAGTGACATCCCCTAACAGCTCGATAACATCGCCTGTCACGACTAACATGACGGGATACGCGGCTGCCACATTCCACACGAGCACAGCGGCGGGCTATAACAACATAACGGCGACCTACCTTGGAATAAACTATAGCATACCCGTATACGTGAACCCCGGGCCGCCATACTCGGTAGACCTTACGGTAGACCACGAGTTCAGGCTGGCCAATGGCATGAGTATTGCCACGGCGAGCGCTAAAGTCGTAGACCAGTATGGCAACGCCGTCAATAATCTACAGGTAAACTTCACCATCGATGGAGTGATGAGTTCATCGATGACCGGTAGCTCGGGCATCGCCACCAGGACCGTTGGACCGTATAGTAGCACGCATACGGCAAATATATCGGCCAACGTTAATGGATTAGCCGACAACGCTTCGGTGCGATTCCTGGATAGAAATAACCTTTTTCTTTTCAGATACCCTAACGCTACAATGCCCATAGGCTCGTATGTTGAGGTTGACGCCGTATTTTATGAGGATTTAAGCAGTAGTACCCCGGCCGTTGGCGTGCCCTTGAACTTCACCGCATATGGGCCCGACTACTCTGTGCTGGGTACATTATCAGCCATGACGGATGCTAACGGCATTGTTAAGTTTTATTTTAACTTGAGTCAGATTACAGGCAATAATACCATACAGGTCAGCAATGGCGACCTCGGGGGCACGCTGAAGAGCACGGTCATCTATGGGGAGGGCGGCGACGTGAGCAGGATCATCCTCTCATCGAACCCCTCATCGCCCATACTCGCGGATGGAACCTCGAAATATACGTTGAGCATATGGGCGGTTGACGCCGGCGGTAACCCGGTAAAAAACAAACAGCTATCCATAGTCAAAAATTATGATACCAATTATACAAAATACGTGACTACTAATAATTATGGATATGCATCCATTGATATATCTCCTTCATTGTTTGTGCATAACGATTTATACACTGTATCCGCGCTCGTGTATTATTTAGCGAATAATTCGACAGTAGAAGTTAATAACTCGATTATGTTGGGCTATATAGCCGGGCCTCCGGCGATAATCAAAGTCGTCGCTAACCCTAACGCCGTAGCCAACGCAAACGTAAGCACGCCTCCTGGAGGGTATGATGTCCATACGACTGATATAATCACCACGATAACGGACCAGTGGGGCCATCCGATTGCCGGGCAACCCGTGAACGTCACCTCCCTAAATACCACCCTGGGAAATATAACAGGGCCTTCTAGCGGCATAACGGCTGATAGCGGCGAATTCACCACGCAATTTACGCTTAGCAGCAGTAACAGGGGTAATGACCTGGCCGTAGGCGCTCCCATACTGGCGACGAGCGGCTCTCTGGCAGGAACCTGTAACGTATTATACACAGAAAACTCATTCTTAAGCGTTAAATCTGATGTATCTCCAAAAACCAACGTCTCGGTTAACGATACGATTAACGTTAGCATCACCGTGAGAGGCATAGGCTGGAAGATAAAAGGGCAGAGCTATGATGTCGCCCTCATCTTCGACAGCTCGGGCAGCATGAACTGGCTCTCCACAACTATTTTCCCGGAGAACGGGAGTCCTCTCCAAGGTACAATGGCTTCTGAAGATACCAGATATAATATAACGACATTTTATAATCATAAGGTGCAGGATTTACAATTTATGCTATCATCATCATACAGTAACTTTTCAAATGGTAGCTACTATTATTCTTTGAGAGTTAAAGGGCCAGATGGTAAAACATATTATGGTACGAATTATGATAATGAAAATTGTGTTATAATTCCAAGTGCTGCGATAGGAAATTATACTATATCCGGTAAATTTAAACATACAGCTGCTGGAGGATGGCCACCTTATAATGTAATGGTCCTAACGCAACCGAAGAGGCTAGGGTTGAATAATCGGTATACTAACGATTCGGATAGCGCGGCAAAGGTTGCAGGGCGCCAATTTGTAGATAACATGACGGATAACCAGGTAAGCATCATTTGGTTTAACAGTAGCTCAAAAGTCGCAAAATATTTAACACTTGTAAATAGCCAGAATAAATCTAGTATATATAATGCGATAAATAGCCTGAATGCGAATGGCGGCACTGAAATAGGGGATGGCATTGCTAAAGCGATATCAGAGCTAACTGGCCCATACTCTAATAGCTCAAATAAGAAAGTGGCGATCTTGCTGTCCGATGGCTATTCGCAGACCCCTAGCAATGATATAGAGCAGGCATATAATGCAAAGAATAAGAGTATTACGATTTATACGATTGGCATGGGCATGCCCGACGAGTATAACCTGGGCATGATAGCGAATATCACTGGAGGCTATTATACTAAAGTTGTATCTGACATCCAGCTACAGCACGTCTACGGGGATATCGCAGGCGAGCTAAGAAAGATAGTGGCGAACGAGACGGAGATGCACATCATCACGAGCTGCACGATGATAAATGGCACCCTATACCCGGATGCAGAATATGTTCCGCACAGCGCATACGTCCGGTATCCAAATGGAACCGTAGTCCAGCAGGAGCCGACAATAAACGCCGATGGGACATACGACCTCCAATGGAACCCGGGCGTGATAAAGCTTAACGATACGTGGACACTAAACTACCAGCTAATCGTGAGAAGAGGGGGGCTTATAGAGCCCATCACAAACAAAAGCTACATTAACTTCACCAGGGAGGACGGCAGCAGGGACACGACAAGCTTCGCAATCGACTCGCTATTCGTTAATAATAGCATTGGCAACGACTTCGGCATAAACTCGACAACGCTTAACGTGACCATCAAGTCGCCGATAGATACCTCTACAGCGGGCCACATATATAACATGGCATCATCAGGACAGAACATCAAATGGAAGGTAAACTATACCGGCAACTACTCATACACACAGACGATATACATCGATGGTGACGCCAGCACGATCAAAACGAACTACCCCTGGGATAACTACACGTGGGAGGGAGGCGACACGCCAGGCGAGTATAAATTCGTCGTCATAGCATACGAGGTCATGCCAAACAACCAGGTCATAAACCAGTCATCCGATTATATATGCCTCAGGAGACTGTATGATAATGGCGTGATAACGCTAAAATAAAAATGGAATCCCTATGGTAAAAATGGCTTATGTAATAATTGGGGCCGCTCTGGTACTCTCGCTGGCAGTCATCGGAGCGGCGGTATATCTTGATAACGATAAAAGCCCTAATGCTAATACTTTAAATAATACCAGGAATGAATCAAACGGCATAATTACCGCATTGCAGGCTTATTCCATTGCTGAAAACGACTCACAGGTTCGAGGCTGGAAGAAGAGCGCCAGAAATGTGTCGATTGCACAGATATCGTCGGATTTTTGCGATAGCGGGCTATCGGATACATGGCACTTAACTTATTCGTCAGATACAGAGGAGGCATCAGTTTATATTAAGGATGGGGCCTTAAAAGGCATTACAATAGAAAAGACGGCGGAGAGACTGTACCCATATGCAAAAGAATCGATAGATAGCCTTATAGATAGCCCTGGAGCATGGGATATAGCCATCAATGTATTGGAGAATGAAAGCGCCAGGATGGATGGGCCGGCATCAGCGACCCTAACTTTGAATGCGGCAGGCAAGGCCGTCTGGGATTTAAATTGTAAAACCAATGTCGCTTTCTACATAGTCAGGATAGATGCAAAGGGCGGCGACGTCATAGCGATGAACAGGGTGATAGTATGATGAAAAGGGATGATTCGGGGCAATTCCTGCTTCTCACAGGCGTGATAATATCCATAGGGATGGTCATACTGCTAATTTTTCTTAACCAGTCATCCATCGCCGGCCACTCTTCAGCCGACTCCATAATGAGCTTTCCGAAGAACGATATACGGGACATAAGGAATGAGACGATAGGCGAGGCGTACCTGATAGGGGAAAGAGAGAATAAGAACACGTTGCATAATGCAAGCATGAAGATGGACACGTTTAATGCCTCATTCAACCAGTATGCAAGCAACGTCACCCGCCTCTTTGAGGAGAAGGGGTGCTCAGTTAACCTGACAGCGGTGCCTGCGCTCGATAACAGCACGATAAGCAACGCCACGATATACATTTATTATAATAATGGCGAGACCCGCTATTTTGAGAATATAACGGTAAAAATCCCGCAGGTGTAGAGGCATGAAGACGACATTCTTTCGCGACGAGTCGGGCGTGACCCCCCTGGTCGACTATATCATAACCTTCATAATAGCATCAATACTTTTCATGATAATGCTTGCCATGGCAAGTACCATATTTATCGACGGGCCGCAGAGGACGGTATCAAGGATACAGTTCACGGACATCGGCAACGACCTTACAACTAAGATAGTAGACACGTACCTGATATACCCTCAGTCAGGCGAAATCTCCACCACTTTTGACATACCCATGACTGTTGCCGGTAAGGACTATCGGGTAGACATCAATAGGAGCATAACGAACCCGGAGGATAAGGAAATAATCGTTTATTCGCCGTATAACGGTGTATCCATCTATGTAACGTTGAACGGGGTTAACTCCACCGTTCCTGTGAATGGCAGCACATCAAGCCTTTCAGATACCCATGTAATCTATTATCATAAATAAGAGGAGAATTCGAATGTGTCAACCGTATAGCGATAATAGCGCCGTATCCGAAACCCTGGGCTATATACTCATATTCATGATAGTCGTTTCCTGCATTGCCATCATCCTTGTAATTGGGAATGGCGTGCTTGATAACGCCAAGAGCCAGAATAATTTTAAAGGCATCGAGCAGGGCTTCATGGTGGTGAGCAGTGACCTCAAGCAGGTGGCGCTCGAGGGTACGCCTCTAAAGACGACGAAAATCCACCTGGAGGGAGGCTCTATCACGGCTAATAGCTCGACTAACGAGATCAAGGTGACATATAATGGTAATACTTATAATAATAAAACTGGCAACATCACTTTCAGGTCTAGCACTAGCTCTGGCGTCATCGCCATTGAAAATGGCGGCTTATGGGAAAAATATGATATCACAGGTAGCGGTATCATGGTGCTAAAGCCCCGCATTTTTAACATTAGCGATACAAATACCCTGGTGCTAAACATTATAAGGCTGAACGCCACCGGCTCATCCATTGGCGGGTCGGCGACCGTTAGCATAACGCTTCAAGATCAGGGCACGAATGTATATCCTTATAGCGCGCCTTCCCCTTCCGACGCAGAGATAACGCTTAATACGGCATACCCGCAGGCATGGGCAAGGTTCATGGAGGATAACGGTGCTTACATCAGCGGCCTGGACGACCACAGCTTTACCGCAAGGTTCACCAAAATATCAAAGCTGATAATAATCGAGCACAACGTAGGCGTAACGCTAAACTAAAAATGAATACCAGCCTTATAGGTACCAGCATGTGAGCTTCACTTCAACGACCTGCGGGAAACGTTTATTAACATTTTTCCAGTAATCCGACATGGCGTCGCCCTCATTTAGCGTAACAAGCCTGCTGGAGACCACGGAGTTATCCGCAGGCTTGCCATGAACTATTACGGGGCACTCCTGCCTGCCTGTCCCATTATAATAAATGAAGCTCACGCTATACTGGACGTGCTCGGGGAGCATCGACCTTATCGCGCTGTCAAGCCCGGTCACGTTACCCTGAACCCCATACGTTACCGTGCTGCCATTCCACCCGGCAACGTAGGATTTAAGCGAGCTCATCGTGCTCCATATGGTACTATCTGCATCATTCCTGTCCATACACGTCAACGTATCGCTGGCCCTTTCGTATAGCTTCATATCCACTAAGCGCTCCGTCTGAGGAGTAACGATGGAGTTCGCCTGTATGATGAATAGTAAAACGCTCAGGAGTATGACTGAGGCCACTATGCCCTCCATCGTGTATATCTGGCCTTTATCGCCTTCAGGAAAATGCATAGGACCACACCTCAACCCTCATGATACCCGGGTAGCATACGCTTTTCTGCTTAAAGACCGGGTCATAGACGTAATCAACGGGTCTCCCTGGCATGCAGCTCGAGTTAGCCCATATGTTCACTGCAGAGATAATGGGGTCGCTTATCGCGGTATTTAATATAGTAATCTCTAGAACGTCGCCCTTCATAAACCCGAAATCCGTAGAATTTTTCACTTCCCCATTCAATTTGATGATATAGTCATCGGGTGGTAGGCTTATGGCATTCCCCGATAATGAGACGACTCTGATAGGATCCTGAGCCAGACCTATCGGGTATGCGGCAGTTAAATTATATATCCTGATAGTGATATCCCTGTCCCTTGAAGTCAGATTATTTAGGGTCACGTTCAGCATATTACTGTTATATTGCTCCCCAGGGTTGTTGCAATCAACGAACAGCTCCTTCCCCGTATCTATTAGGACTACTCTTTCTATTGATTCGATGTTCTGTGAGCTAGCGCTAGGCCATGGCGCATTTATAAGCGAAGTGCCGTTCATCTCAACGGCGACATTTATGTCATAAATGATAGAGCCATTAAGCCCCATTTTTTCCCTAACTAATGTATAATCCGATGCGACGAGGCTTTCCAGCGCTTTTATCTTATTAAGCGATAGGATATTTGGATGCCCCCTATCGCCGGCGAGGCCAATACGTAATAGGCAATCCTGATGATCCTCCCATGAGCTATTTCCAGGAAGGCCTCCTGCTGCTGTACTATTACACCATCCCGGATCCTCTGCGAGCATGGCGCTTGTACGATATGCGACTGCGCTAAGGTCTATGGCTCCTGGCTGATATGGGGTAAACATGCCCGGTATAAATGTGACCGCATATAAAAATGTTAAAAGGAATACGCTTATCCCGAATAAGAAATCCAGGTTCGACTGCCCACGGTCATCACCAAGCATACCCACATCCATCCAGGCGGTTTAGCCAGATAAACACTACAAGGTTTATTTTCAAACTATATAAGGGCTTTCTTCCCATAAAAATTGATTGGTATGTAAACGATGATATTATTGGGCGTTGTTTCATTTTTGTATTATGATGGTGAGTATGTCGCATGTCAGCATGCTTGCCCTATGGCTTCAGGAATTTATAAATACCAATACATAGAAGATTCTACTAATTGCCCTCTGCTAAAAATTAGAACACATCTTCTAAAACTTAGAATACATTTGCTAAAATATAGCAAATAGTTTATATCAAAAAAGCCAATTAGATATCTAATATGGCCAGTCATGATTTAAGCCTGATCGATTTAATAGCCTCGGATGGCTGCATCCAGCTACTTAAACCGTTTTTGTATAAGCCAGGGATTGAGATGTACCAGTCCGAAGTCATAAGGGTGACCCGCATACCTAAAACGAGAGCTATAAGGTTGCTAAACTCATTGTCAGGTTACGGGCTTTTAAACGAGAAGGTCAAGGCTGGCAGCAAGTTTTATTCCATTTCAGAAGGGAATCCGGTATTAAAACAATTAAAAATTTTAATAATATTGTCAAAGCTCTATGAATTAGTCAGGGATTTCTCAGATAAGAACATTGAAATATATCTTTTCGGTTCTGCCGCCAGGGGCGAAGATACTGAAAATAGCGATATAGACCTTTTGATAATTGCTGATACAGATAAAAGCGTGCTAAATGAGCTTATTGAGCGGCTTAAAACTAATATGGAGAGAGAGGTAAACCCCATAGTATACACGCCAATAGGCTATGCTAACTTGTATAATACCGAAAAGGCTTTTTATGAATCGATTGAACGGTATAAGATAAGGGTGCTCTAGTGGAAATAAAGGATTTATTTGATTGTGAGAGGGAGCGGTTTAAAAGAGAGATCACTTCCTCATTTGATAAGTCTAAGAATCCTGAAATTATACAAAATGAGGTCATCGCTTCGGACCATGACATGGAAAGCGCAAGGCGCGATATGCATAATAAAGACTATAAATGGGCAATTGTTAAAGCGTATTATTCTATGCTTCATGCCGCAAAAGCTTACGTAAGGTCAAAAGGGCTAATAATAACCAATCATAAATGTACATACCTTTACCTCGAGAGATGTGCGAGAAATGGGGAGTTTGAGACCAGGTATGCTATCGGGTATAAGGGCGCCTTGGAGTTCAGGTGGGACGC from Methanocella conradii HZ254 harbors:
- a CDS encoding sodium:calcium antiporter, with the protein product MDIIIFLLSFAVILAGCEFFTNGVEWTGKRFNLSEGAIGSVLAAVGTALPETLVPLIAILMLGGDAGAEIGVGAILGAPFMLSTLAIFICGLSVLIFARRRNTRTLHINGHIIRRDLVFFLLAYSLAAIAAFVPPSLGLFKTLLGFTLIPLYIVYTIYTLKTGEVGSSEGLKALYFDSVIKRCIPKKSLDKDCPDPREPATALILIQVFASLGAIILGANLFVNQINEIATFIGINPLILSLIISPIATELPEKFNSMLWIRERKDTFAIGNITGAMVFQSCIPVTIGILLTNWHLNIANKVEFLEAVTIGIALFSGAVLYWRSSHKELKMSGLMLGGVLYLLFFALVIISI
- a CDS encoding LarC family nickel insertion protein — encoded protein: MKCLILDPFCGATEEMLLGAMLGCGADEWRVRSIVEGLCDAPLDVQDRQDGMAAKVAGINANAARKRHPDLGRDEALSKLNVMHERQPVRSDSMGIVGSIFDAMEALYGRGQKMSVYTMALIAGICTAYDSLGRPPVHSTPVAMGGGVADVGGKLTPLPRPETLKLVEGSGLIVQGGPFDGELLTFGAAAALAYYAKSSSRYYPDNRPLAVGYGAGTLDLPLPNVLRAALCEVDDALIMDRMELLETNVDDVTGEVLGSLFESLMEMGAMDVSIIPATMKKGRSGHIIRVIAKTEDGPAIARRMMYETGSLGVRVMPIKHRFIAKREVVVVSVSIDGKPYDMRFKVSSDTAGRVIDVSVEYEDARLVAREMAMPLKTVMRKAEAEAWKKFGG
- the mtxX gene encoding methanogenesis marker protein Mmp4/MtxX, whose protein sequence is MVWEAIKARAVANCARIAVGVGPSYADKTIEGAERAAENGYARVTLVGSRPMDTALDTVVSETPESAIIELLKDGKVDGVVRGSLGANSTLRSLRRIMGLDKILRVSLLRAPSGRFFFFAPVGVDEGWTVEDKVELGEKGVQLIRRFGVEPKVGVLSGGRMEDRGRSPRVDKTMDDAEAVAEKLREKGIQAWHASILFEDAIGEYEYILAPDGVCGNLMFRALCLVGGGEGYGAPLVGTDIAYVDTSRAGSGYENAICMASALVKGTKASSL
- a CDS encoding DUF7288 family protein, coding for MHFPEGDKGQIYTMEGIVASVILLSVLLFIIQANSIVTPQTERLVDMKLYERASDTLTCMDRNDADSTIWSTMSSLKSYVAGWNGSTVTYGVQGNVTGLDSAIRSMLPEHVQYSVSFIYYNGTGRQECPVIVHGKPADNSVVSSRLVTLNEGDAMSDYWKNVNKRFPQVVEVKLTCWYL
- a CDS encoding DUF7266 family protein, producing MKTTFFRDESGVTPLVDYIITFIIASILFMIMLAMASTIFIDGPQRTVSRIQFTDIGNDLTTKIVDTYLIYPQSGEISTTFDIPMTVAGKDYRVDINRSITNPEDKEIIVYSPYNGVSIYVTLNGVNSTVPVNGSTSSLSDTHVIYYHK
- a CDS encoding Ig-like domain-containing protein — translated: MAARTLINDAPVFFITVCGAILLAAWLSAPAHADQPTINIEISPNVMVNTDYNIYIILNDSSNGSSGKTITLSVTSPNSSITSPVTTNMTGYAAATFHTSTAAGYNNITATYLGINYSIPVYVNPGPPYSVDLTVDHEFRLANGMSIATASAKVVDQYGNAVNNLQVNFTIDGVMSSSMTGSSGIATRTVGPYSSTHTANISANVNGLADNASVRFLDRNNLFLFRYPNATMPIGSYVEVDAVFYEDLSSSTPAVGVPLNFTAYGPDYSVLGTLSAMTDANGIVKFYFNLSQITGNNTIQVSNGDLGGTLKSTVIYGEGGDVSRIILSSNPSSPILADGTSKYTLSIWAVDAGGNPVKNKQLSIVKNYDTNYTKYVTTNNYGYASIDISPSLFVHNDLYTVSALVYYLANNSTVEVNNSIMLGYIAGPPAIIKVVANPNAVANANVSTPPGGYDVHTTDIITTITDQWGHPIAGQPVNVTSLNTTLGNITGPSSGITADSGEFTTQFTLSSSNRGNDLAVGAPILATSGSLAGTCNVLYTENSFLSVKSDVSPKTNVSVNDTINVSITVRGIGWKIKGQSYDVALIFDSSGSMNWLSTTIFPENGSPLQGTMASEDTRYNITTFYNHKVQDLQFMLSSSYSNFSNGSYYYSLRVKGPDGKTYYGTNYDNENCVIIPSAAIGNYTISGKFKHTAAGGWPPYNVMVLTQPKRLGLNNRYTNDSDSAAKVAGRQFVDNMTDNQVSIIWFNSSSKVAKYLTLVNSQNKSSIYNAINSLNANGGTEIGDGIAKAISELTGPYSNSSNKKVAILLSDGYSQTPSNDIEQAYNAKNKSITIYTIGMGMPDEYNLGMIANITGGYYTKVVSDIQLQHVYGDIAGELRKIVANETEMHIITSCTMINGTLYPDAEYVPHSAYVRYPNGTVVQQEPTINADGTYDLQWNPGVIKLNDTWTLNYQLIVRRGGLIEPITNKSYINFTREDGSRDTTSFAIDSLFVNNSIGNDFGINSTTLNVTIKSPIDTSTAGHIYNMASSGQNIKWKVNYTGNYSYTQTIYIDGDASTIKTNYPWDNYTWEGGDTPGEYKFVVIAYEVMPNNQVINQSSDYICLRRLYDNGVITLK
- a CDS encoding DUF7289 family protein, yielding MCQPYSDNSAVSETLGYILIFMIVVSCIAIILVIGNGVLDNAKSQNNFKGIEQGFMVVSSDLKQVALEGTPLKTTKIHLEGGSITANSSTNEIKVTYNGNTYNNKTGNITFRSSTSSGVIAIENGGLWEKYDITGSGIMVLKPRIFNISDTNTLVLNIIRLNATGSSIGGSATVSITLQDQGTNVYPYSAPSPSDAEITLNTAYPQAWARFMEDNGAYISGLDDHSFTARFTKISKLIIIEHNVGVTLN